ATATCCTCATGTCGATCAGGTTCTTGCTCCAAAACATAGTAGCCACTCTGAGGCTTAGCATAGAGGAAGTGCTGGTAAGTCAAGTCCAGCAAGGCACGTTGCACCGTGTCCTTACTACAAGAAAATTGACTAGCTAACTGGCGAACAGAAGGAATTTTTTGTCCAGTTTCCAGTTCTCCATCTTGAATAGCTTCTTTTAAGAAATCGATAATTTGTTGGTATTTGCTCGTCTTCATTCCGACTGTCCCCATACAGTTTTTTTCTATTGTACAGAAAAAATCACAAAAAAACCACTCATAAGAGTGGTGAGCGTATTACATAAAGTATACAATCGCTAAATACTGAAGAGCAGAAGCTGCAAGGATGAAGAGGTGCCAAATCATGTGGAAGTATGGTTTTTTCTTAGCATAAAAGCCAGCTCCAACCGTGTAGCACAGACCGCCCATGAGCATGAGACCCCAGAAGATCGGATTGGTTTGGCTAACGATTTGGGGAATAATAAAGATGACCAACCAGCCCATGATCAAGTAAAGAGCCAGACTGAATTTTTCATTGACTTTTTTGGCAAAGATTTTGTAGAGAATACCAAAGAAGGTGGTTCCCCATTGGATCAAAATAATGCTGTAGCCCATCCAGTTGTTCATCAAGGTAAGGACAACTGGCGTGTAACTGCCTGCGATCGCAATGTAGATCATGGAATGGTCGATAATGCGAAGCACATACTTTTGAGGAGAATCATAAGACATAGCATGGTAGATAGTCGAAGACAGAAACATCAAAAATAGGCTAACGACAAAAATAGAAGTCCCAAAAGCGCTAAGAAGACCGTGCTGCTCAAAGCTGTAGACTGCTGAGATCGGAAGCAGGATGAGCATAAGGAGGGCTCCAACAGCGTGGGTTACACTATTTGCGATCTCCTCACCAAAAGATAATTTTTTACTTAGTTTCATGGTATAATTCATCAGTTTCTTCCTCCTTGTTTGCTGGTTGTATATAGGATAAGGTTTCTAGATAAAGTTGAACTGTCTGACAGGCAGAGCGAATAATGGGAGCGATTGGATCTTTTTGCTCATTGAGATAAGCGACAAAGCTATTATAGAGAAGATCTGAGCTCGCCTGGTCCTGCAAGAAGTTTAAGGTAGAAGCGATCTCCTGAATAGAAAAGACCGTTTTTAAGGTTGTAATAGCGATCAAGCGAGCCACCTGTCTACGCTGG
The Streptococcus parasanguinis genome window above contains:
- the trhA gene encoding PAQR family membrane homeostasis protein TrhA is translated as MNYTMKLSKKLSFGEEIANSVTHAVGALLMLILLPISAVYSFEQHGLLSAFGTSIFVVSLFLMFLSSTIYHAMSYDSPQKYVLRIIDHSMIYIAIAGSYTPVVLTLMNNWMGYSIILIQWGTTFFGILYKIFAKKVNEKFSLALYLIMGWLVIFIIPQIVSQTNPIFWGLMLMGGLCYTVGAGFYAKKKPYFHMIWHLFILAASALQYLAIVYFM
- a CDS encoding DUF1836 domain-containing protein gives rise to the protein MSTFSYPTWEQLPELDLYLDQVLLYVNKTCAPVLSSSDKGLTAAMINNYVKHGYVEKPDKKKYQRRQVARLIAITTLKTVFSIQEIASTLNFLQDQASSDLLYNSFVAYLNEQKDPIAPIIRSACQTVQLYLETLSYIQPANKEEETDELYHETK